A genome region from Musa acuminata AAA Group cultivar baxijiao chromosome BXJ3-5, Cavendish_Baxijiao_AAA, whole genome shotgun sequence includes the following:
- the LOC135586565 gene encoding probable LRR receptor-like serine/threonine-protein kinase At1g63430 encodes MVRLVGYRELLPFLAFASGFLFLPTGSFADEVTALEAFRKAIYEDPLSRLSDWNPHDLNPCNWTGIKCSSPPQNIVISINLSSSSLKGFLAPQLGSLQWLQELVLDNNLLMGTIPYQLSTLTNLTMLNLSVNELSGPIPPEIGNLTSITKIDLHSNRLNGYIPPELGDLTKLFELRLDRNKLSGVIPASNVSNMLASQEKGSGLCQLTHLGVGDFSYNFLVGKIPSCLDYLPRSNFQGNCFDVDGSVFQRSAQQCSSVNILDSDGDSKRNYPERLKHKKPSQPFWLLILEIATGVLVLVFLITCMATACNRCKRKSYLLSWRKIPSWNDHAALSIDPDLLKNVLRISYQEIEAACEDFSNVIGSSLYNLVYKGTMKNGPEIAVISLCISGDQWTSSHELYFETEVATQSKIIHENTAKFLGYCQEGDPFSRMLVFEYASNGTLYEHIHYGDGCQLSWLRRTKIAIGIARGLRYLHTELQPPFTIAELTSSTVYLTEDFSPKLVDFERWKNIFLKSRTHSGYVTSGGSLNGSVDSLKSQFLDVQGNIYAFGVILLELISGRPAYCKERGSLLDWAMKYLDNPEERGKLVDPQLKKVKPEDLAIICNVISLCLEPEPSKRPSMQIIAALLEDGIDVTVTAMLKEYPLAWAELAVAS; translated from the exons ATGGTGAGATTGGTTGGGTATCGAGAGCTGCTTCCTTTTCTTGCTTTCGCATCGGGGTTTCTCTTCCTGCCTACGGGGTCGTTTGCTGATGAGG TTACTGCTCTCGAAGCTTTcaggaaagccatatatgaagaCCCCCTCTCGAGGTTGTCTGACTGGAATCCCCACGATCTAAATCCTTGCAACTGGACTGGCATCAAATGCTCAAGCCCTCCTCAGAATATTGTGATTTCCAT AAACCTCTCCTCTTCGTCTTTGAAAGGATTTCTAGCTCCGCAGCTTGGCTCGCTGCAATGGTTGCAAGAATT AGTTTTGGATAACAACTTGCTTATGGGAACCATACCATATCAACTAAGCACATTAACAAACCTTACTATGTTGAATTTGAGTGTAAATGAACTCTCAGGACCCATTCCTCCAGAAATTGGAAATTTGACCAGCATTACAAAAAT agatcttcattcTAATAGATTGAATGGTTATATACCCCCGGAGCTCGGAGATTTGACTAAACTATTTGAGTTGCGGTTAGATAGGAACAAGCTCAGTGGAGTTATTCCTGCGAGCAATGTTTCAAACAT GCTTGCTTCTCAGGAAAAGGGCTCAGGTTTATGCCAATTAACTCACTTAGGAGTTGGAGATTTCTCATACAACTTTTTGGTCGGCAAAATTCCCTCTTGCCTGGACTATCTTCCAAG ATCAAATTTTCAAGGAAATTGCTTTGATGTTGATGGCTCTGTCTTTCAGCGATCTGCTCAACAATGTAG CTCAGTGAATATCCTGGACTCAGACGGAGATTCTAAAAGGAATTACCCTGAGAGGCTTAAGCACAAGAAACCTTCACAACCGTTTTGGCTTCTGATTCTGGAAATTGCTACTGGAGTTCTTGTTCTTGTTTTCCTGATTACATGCATGGCCACTGCCTGTAACAGATgcaaaagaaaatcttatcttctctcATGGAGAAAAATCCCAAGTTGGAATGACCACGCAGCATTATCAATTG ATCCTGACTTGTTGAAAAATGTTTTGAGAATAAGCTACCAAGAAATTGAGGCAGCTTGTGAGGATTTTAGTAACGTAATTGGATCTTCTCTGTATAATCTAGTTTACAAAGGCACTATGAAGAATGGGCCTGAAATCGCTGTAATATCACTTTGTATTTCAGGAGACCAGTGGACTAGCTCTCATGAGCTTTACTTTGAAACTGAG GTTGCAACTCAGTCTAAAATAATTCATGAGAACACAGCGAAATTTCTTGGTTACTGCCAAGAAGGTGACCCATTTTCTAGAATGCTCGTCTTTGAATATGCATCAAATGGAACACTGTATGAGCATATTCATT ATGGTGATGGGTGCCAGTTATCTTGGCTTAGACGCACAAAAATTGCCATTGGTATTGCTCGTGGACTAAGATATTTACATACCGAACTTCAGCCTCCATTCACAATAGCAGAATTAACTTCCAGTACAGTATACCTCACTGAAGATTTTTCTCCTAAG TTGGTTGATTTTGAGAGATGGAAGAACATTTTCTTGAAATCAAGAACGCATTCTGGATATGTCACGAGTGGAGGTTCACTAAATGGCTCTGTGGATTCTCTTAAAAGCCAGTTTTTGGATGTCCAGGGGAATATATATGCGTTTGGGGTAATTTTACTAGAATTAATAAGTGGAAGACCAGCATACTGCAAAGAAAGAGGTTCCTTGTTGGATTGG GCTATGAAGTACTTAGACAATCCAGAAGAAAGAGGCAAGCTAGTAGACCCTCAGCTCAAAAAGGTCAAGCCTGAAGACCTGGCGATAATATGCAATGTGATAAGTCTTTGCCTTGAACCCGAACCATCAAAGAGGCCATCAATGCAGATAATAGCTGCTCTGTTGGAAGACGGTATCGACGTCACGGTTACTGCCATGCTCAAGGAATATCCTTTGGCATGGGCAGAGCTCGCAGTAGCATCATAG
- the LOC135639142 gene encoding uncharacterized protein LOC135639142, translating to MTAKTHVTGLKLLQEQFGAKIRIPVTLDSGLNMHSLLDTSKHNTSKSEKAWTGFNERNACFWKRRVNGWNLLIYKLKRTQKVGNLQLGCSNSFSVKKAFCKQVAHHPLQMAQQKVVFTVSALVDVKSKQRVMEAVADIHGVDTIAADFKEQKLTITGEMDIIAIAKRLKKFGKFEVASVETGEEQKEQNEGKK from the exons ATGACTGCAAAGACACATGTCACTGGGCTCAAACTTCTGCAGGAACAGTTCGGTGCTAAGATTCGTATCCCTGTTACCCTTGATTCAGGTTTAAACATGCACTCCCTGTTGGATACTTCCAAGCATAACACTTCAAAGAGTGAAAAAGCCTGGACAGGATTCAATGAAAG GAATGCTTGCTTTTGGAAAAGAAGAGTTAATGGTTGGAACTTGTTGATATACAAACTGAAAAGAACACAAAAAGTAGGAAAT CTACAACTAGGCTGTAGCAACTCTTTCAGCGTAAAGAAAGCATTCTGCAAGCAAGTTGCACATCATCCTCTCCAGATGGCACAA CAAAAGGTGGTGTTCACGGTTTCAGCGCTGGTTGATGTGAAGTCAAAGCAAAGAGTCATGGAAGCTGTTGCTGATATCCATG GAGTTGATACGATAGCTGCTGATTTTAAGGAACAGAAGTTAACCATCACAGGTGAGATGGACATAATAGCAATCGCGAAGAGGTTGAAGAAATTTGGAAAGTTCGAAGTAGCATCGGTAGAAACAGGTGAAGAACAGAAAGAACAAAATGAAGGGAAGAAATAG
- the LOC135637934 gene encoding remorin-like yields the protein MAEEKPAARVEVEAEGASLVKDVEEEKTAIVPASEEKPDDSKALAIVEQAVEPSANDRDTALARVATEKRLSLIKAWEENEKVKAENKALKKMSSISAWENSKKAEVEAELKKKEEELEKKKAEHAEKVKNKIALIHKEAEEKRAIAEAKHGEEALKAEEKAAKYRATGLTPKRIFGFF from the exons ATGGCAGAGGAGAAGCCGGCGGCCAGGGTGGAAGTGGAAGCGGAGGGAGCCTCGCTGGTGAAGGAcgtggaggaggagaagacgGCCATCGTGCCGGCCTCGGAGGAGAAGCCCGATGACTCCAAGGCTCTCGCCATCGTAGAAC AGGCTGTGGAACCTTCTGCAAATGACAGAG ATACTGCTCTTGCAAGGGTTGCAACAGAGAAGAGATTGTCACTGATCAAGGCATGGGAGGAAAATGAAAAGGTTAAGGCAGAAAACAA GGCTCTCAAGAAGATGTCATCCATTAGTGCATGGGAGAACTCAAAGAAGGCTGAGGTGGAAGCTGAGCTGAAAAAGAAAGAG GAAGAACTGGAAAAGAAGAAAGCAGAGCATGCGGAGAAAGTAAAAAACAAGATTGCCTTGATTCACAAGGAAGCAGAAGAGAAGAGAGCAATTGCTGAGGCTAAGCATGGCGAAGAGGCCCTCAAGGCTGAGGAGAAGGCTGCAAAATATCGTGCCACCGGGCTCACTCCAAAGAGGATTTTTGGGTTCTTTTAA